The genomic window TACCAGTATATTGGGCATCTTGACCATAGTAATCATCAGTTATATTTGGCTTAATAATTTCATTACCATCATTGTCATAAAACTTATCTTGACCTGTATCTGATAACACAAAGTGAATATCATCATTGGTTAAAACTCGTTTTTTAGTGTCTGAATTTTTACAGCCCACAAAAAACATACTAAGGCAAAAAGCACTTATTTTAAAGCAACTAAATTTCATTTTATTAAGATTTTAATGGTTCATATGTCTACTCGTAACGTAATGCTGTAATAGGGTCTAGAGCGGCTGCTTTTCTTGCCGGATACCATCCAAAAAAGATACCTGTAACGGCACAAACTACAAATGAAATAATTATAGAATATAGTGCTACGCTTGTAGGCCAATTAAGAAATTTTTCAATAAAAACCGTTGCTCCAAGACCTAGTAACACGCCTAAAACACCACCAGTGATACTTATTAAAATAGCTTCAATTAAAAACTGCATTAAAATATCTGCTCCTTTGGCTCCAACAGCCATACGTAACCCAATTTCTTTAGTTCGTTCTTTTACGGAAACATACATAATGTTCATAATCCCGATACCTCCAATCAATAATGAAATACTTGCAACTGCCACAAGTAAAATGGTTAACATCTCGCTAGTTGAACTAAAAGTTGAAATTAACTCTTCCATAGAACGTACTGTAAAATCATCATCTTCAGTATCCATTAGTTTGTGTTGATATCTTAAAATTTCAGTAACTTGAGTAACTGCTTCAGGAGCATCATCTTCGCTTATAGCAGAAGCCATAATTTGATTTAAATAATCGATAGCCAAAATACGTTTTTGAACTGTTGTGTATGGAGCAATAACAACATCATCTTGGTCTTGTCCAAAAGTATTTTCACCTTTTTCTTCTAAAACTCCAATAACTTTGAAAGGGATATTACTAAAACGAATCATTTGCCCTACTGGTTCTTGCCCATCTGGAAATACATTGTCCACAACGGTTTGACCTATTAAAGCGACTTTTGAAGCCGATTTAACTTCTGCATCTGTAAACATACTTCCGCTTTGTAAAT from Algibacter sp. L1A34 includes these protein-coding regions:
- a CDS encoding ABC transporter permease, which codes for MRLFNLLKIAFKAIVLNKTRTLLTMLGIIIGVASVIAMLAIGEGSKESIRTTISAMGSNMITIRPGADDRGPARGSGGDVQTLTLKDYEKIKEQSSLLSYMTPVVNGSGQVINGSNNWPSTIYGVNPDYLKIKVVDLQSGSMFTDAEVKSASKVALIGQTVVDNVFPDGQEPVGQMIRFSNIPFKVIGVLEEKGENTFGQDQDDVVIAPYTTVQKRILAIDYLNQIMASAISEDDAPEAVTQVTEILRYQHKLMDTEDDDFTVRSMEELISTFSSTSEMLTILLVAVASISLLIGGIGIMNIMYVSVKERTKEIGLRMAVGAKGADILMQFLIEAILISITGGVLGVLLGLGATVFIEKFLNWPTSVALYSIIISFVVCAVTGIFFGWYPARKAAALDPITALRYE